The Ralstonia pseudosolanacearum genome includes the window TCGAGGTGCACGACTGCGACTACAACTGGAAGACCTTCATCGAGGTCTACCTGGAGGACTACCACGTCGTGCCCTTCCACCCCGGCCTCGGCCAGTTTGTCTCGTGCGACGACCTGACCTGGGAATTCGGCGAGTGGTACAGCGTGCAGACGGTCGGCATCCACGCCGGCCTGCGCAAGCCCGGCACGGCGACCTACCAGAAGTGGCATGACGCCGTGCTGCGCTTCAACAACGGCGAGATGCCCAAGTACGGCGCGGTATGGCTGACGTACTACCCGAACGTGATGGTGGAGTGGTACCCGAACGTCCTGGTGGTCTCGACCCTGCATCCGCTGGGCCCGAGCAAGACCCGCAACGTGGTCGAGTTCTATTACCCGGAAGAAATCGTGCTGTTCGAGCGCGAATTCGTCGAGGCCGAGCGCGCTGCCTACATGGAGACCTGCATCGAGGACGACGAGATCGCCGAACGCATGGATGCCGGCCGGCTGGCCTTGCTCAAGCGCGGCACCAGCGAGATCGGGCCGTACCAGTCGCCGATGGAAGACGGCATGCAGCATTTCCACGAGTGGTATCGCCGCGTGATGGACTATTGATCCGTCCGCCGCGGCACGGCTGGCGCCCAAGCGCCAACGGAGTGACAATGTAAACGGTGCACGCGCGCGGCGTGCACCGTTTTTTTTCGCCCCGCCCATGTCGACCGACCACACCATGCCCATCGCCCAGCAGACGACCAGCTCGTCCCGCCAATCGCTCTGGATGGTGCTCGCGGCCTTCGCGTTCTCGGCGATGGGGGTCTGCGTCAAGCTGGCCTCGGCGCACTACAGCACCGGCG containing:
- a CDS encoding aromatic ring-hydroxylating oxygenase subunit alpha; this encodes MSNLSTALNLVPSETQLPVSAYFDEALYQTEIERLFKHGPSYVGHELMVPEVGDYHTLAAEAEGRVLVRNPNGVELLSNVCRHRQAIMLNGRGNAQNIVCPLHRWTYDLKGELLGAPHFERQPCVHLSRSLLQNWNGLLFEGKRDVRNDLARLGVARDLDFSGYMLDHVEVHDCDYNWKTFIEVYLEDYHVVPFHPGLGQFVSCDDLTWEFGEWYSVQTVGIHAGLRKPGTATYQKWHDAVLRFNNGEMPKYGAVWLTYYPNVMVEWYPNVLVVSTLHPLGPSKTRNVVEFYYPEEIVLFEREFVEAERAAYMETCIEDDEIAERMDAGRLALLKRGTSEIGPYQSPMEDGMQHFHEWYRRVMDY